In Numenius arquata chromosome 3, bNumArq3.hap1.1, whole genome shotgun sequence, one genomic interval encodes:
- the TMEM74 gene encoding transmembrane protein 74: MACMELLYLAEESRQAPLGTTAGWSLPSSPYDQQQQQQQREGGEVDPRAAAAVAALRCERHCKPLQRGPVAEPPPAPQPSPWDTSPQGHPAPPGTSQPCQPPERLPGEEDGGKKKACCCAQELETSFTYVDENVNLEHARSPPSHTGGHCQDAPPQQHSCRELPPEWVHDSPSLVSEEDDTASEAAAGKSVDYGFISAILFLVSGILLVIISYVVPRDVTVDPNTVAAREMERLENESARIGAHLDRCVIAGLCLLTLGGVVLSSLLMMSMWKGELYRRSRFASSKESAKLYGSFNFRMKSGANDNMLELSLVEEDVLAIDN, encoded by the coding sequence ATGGCTTGCATGGAGCTTCTCTACCTGGCGGAGGAGAGCAGGCAGGCGCCCCTGGGCACCACTGCCGGCTGGagcctgccctcctctccctacgatcagcagcagcagcagcagcagcgtgaggGGGGTGAGGTGGACCCCAGAGCAGCCGCCGCCGTGGCAGCCCTGCGCTGCGAAAGGCATTGCAAGCCCTTGCAGAGGGGCCCGGTGGCTGagccccctccagcaccccagccttccccctgggacacctctccccagggacaccctgcGCCCCCCggcacctcccagccctgccagccaccCGAGCGCTTGCCtggggaagaggatggagggaagaagaaagcctGCTGCTGTGCCCAGGAGCTGGAGACGTCATTCACCTACGTGGATGAAAATGTAAACCTGGAGCATGCAAGAAGTCCCCCCAGTCATACAGGCGGCCACTGCCAGGATGCCCCTCCACAGCAGCATTCCTGCAGGGAGCTGCCACCCGAATGGGTGCACGATTCTCCTTCCCTGGTCTCCGAGGAGGACGACACTGCCtcggaggcagcagcagggaaatCCGTGGACTACGGGTTCATTAGTGCCATTTTGTTCCTGGTTAGTGGCATTTTGCTGGTGATCATTTCCTACGTGGTACCCAGAGATGTGACTGTGGATCCTAACACAGTGGCTGCCCGGGagatggagaggctggagaatgAGAGCGCGAGGATCGGGGCTCACTTGGACCGCTGTGTTATCGCTGGGCTGTGTCTCTTAACCCTGGGGGGAGTGGTGCTCTCCAGCCTGCTGATGATGTCCATGTGGAAAGGGGAGCTGTACCGGAGGAGCAGGTTTGCATCCTCCAAGGAGTCTGCAAAGCTCTATGGGTCTTTCAATTTCAGAATGAAGTCTGGTGCAAATGATAATATGCTGGAGCTGTCGTTAGTTGAGGAAGATGTGCTTGCCATAGATAATTAG